In Streptomyces sp. NBC_01439, the following are encoded in one genomic region:
- the pdhA gene encoding pyruvate dehydrogenase (acetyl-transferring) E1 component subunit alpha codes for MTVQELPGAGASHRSTQPPAWSPRTDAAPLLPDPEPYRVLGTEAADRLDPELMRRCYAELVRGRRYNAQATALTKQGRLAVYPSTVGQEACEIAAALVLEEQDWLFPSYRDTLAAVARGLDPVQALTLLRGDWHTGYDPREHRIAPLSTPLATQLPHAVGLAHAARLRGDDVVALAMVGDGGTSEGDFHEALNFAAVWQAPVVFLVQNNGFAISVPLAKQTAAPTLAHKAVGYGMPGRLVDGNDVAAMHEVLSEAVRRARAGGGPTLIEAVTYRMEAHTNADDATRYRGDAEVEAWKAHDPVDLLERELTARGIIDEAAIRAVRDDAEAMAAALREGMNADPVVDPTDLFAHVYAEQTDRLREQAAMLRAELEAEGRE; via the coding sequence ATGACGGTCCAAGAGCTGCCCGGTGCCGGTGCGTCCCACCGTTCCACCCAGCCGCCCGCCTGGAGCCCCCGCACGGATGCCGCGCCGCTGCTTCCGGACCCCGAGCCCTACCGGGTGCTGGGCACCGAGGCGGCGGACCGGCTCGACCCGGAGCTGATGCGCCGCTGCTACGCCGAGCTGGTGCGCGGCCGGCGCTACAACGCCCAGGCCACGGCGCTCACCAAGCAGGGCCGGCTCGCCGTCTACCCCTCCACCGTCGGCCAGGAGGCCTGCGAGATCGCGGCCGCACTGGTCCTCGAGGAGCAGGACTGGCTGTTCCCGAGCTACCGGGACACCCTGGCGGCCGTGGCGCGCGGACTGGACCCCGTACAGGCGTTGACCCTGCTGCGCGGCGACTGGCACACCGGGTACGACCCGCGCGAGCACCGCATAGCCCCGCTCTCGACCCCGCTCGCCACCCAGCTGCCCCACGCGGTGGGCCTGGCGCACGCGGCCCGGCTGCGCGGCGACGACGTCGTCGCCCTCGCCATGGTCGGCGACGGCGGCACCAGCGAGGGCGATTTCCACGAGGCACTGAACTTCGCCGCCGTCTGGCAGGCCCCGGTGGTCTTCCTCGTGCAGAACAACGGCTTCGCGATCTCCGTCCCCCTCGCCAAGCAGACGGCCGCCCCGACGCTGGCCCACAAGGCCGTGGGGTACGGGATGCCCGGCCGTCTGGTCGACGGCAACGACGTCGCCGCCATGCACGAGGTGCTGTCCGAGGCGGTCCGGCGGGCCCGGGCCGGTGGCGGTCCGACCCTGATCGAGGCCGTCACGTACCGGATGGAGGCCCACACCAACGCCGACGACGCGACCCGCTACCGCGGTGACGCCGAGGTCGAGGCCTGGAAGGCGCACGACCCGGTCGATCTGCTGGAGCGTGAGCTGACCGCCCGCGGGATCATCGACGAAGCGGCGATCCGGGCGGTGCGCGACGACGCCGAGGCGATGGCCGCGGCGCTCCGCGAGGGGATGAACGCGGACCCGGTGGTGGACCCGACGGACCTGTTCGCGCACGTGTACGCGGAGCAGACGGACCGGCTGCGGGAGCAGGCGGCCATGCTGCGCGCAGAGTTGGAAGCAGAGGGCCGGGAGTGA
- a CDS encoding Lrp/AsnC family transcriptional regulator produces MPDEQMAGTGPAPAVPGGAPGATSGPPVAPRPLDPIDRSIMRLLQADGRASIRSVAEQVHVSRANAYARINRLIDDGVIRGFTARVNHERAGQGASAYITLKIVQNSWRTVREQLRELPGAAHIALVSGDFDVLLLVHTPDNRTLRELVLTRLQAIPEVLSTRTLLVFEETDLLDTGPGPAGGAPTISEDAP; encoded by the coding sequence ATGCCGGATGAACAAATGGCCGGAACGGGTCCCGCACCGGCTGTGCCCGGGGGCGCCCCGGGAGCCACTTCGGGCCCGCCCGTCGCACCCCGCCCGCTGGATCCGATCGACCGCTCGATCATGCGGCTGCTCCAGGCGGACGGCCGCGCGTCGATACGGTCGGTGGCGGAGCAGGTGCACGTCTCACGGGCGAACGCCTACGCCCGGATCAACCGGCTCATCGACGACGGGGTGATCCGCGGGTTCACGGCCCGCGTCAACCACGAACGCGCGGGCCAGGGCGCGTCCGCCTACATCACCTTGAAGATCGTCCAGAACTCCTGGCGCACGGTCCGCGAGCAGCTGCGCGAGCTCCCGGGTGCCGCGCACATCGCGCTGGTCAGCGGCGATTTCGACGTCCTGCTGCTGGTGCACACCCCGGACAACCGGACCCTGCGCGAGCTGGTCCTGACCCGGCTCCAGGCCATCCCGGAGGTCCTCTCGACGCGTACCCTGCTGGTCTTCGAGGAAACGGATCTCCTGGACACCGGCCCGGGCCCGGCCGGCGGCGCCCCGACGATCTCGGAGGACGCCCCCTGA
- a CDS encoding TetR/AcrR family transcriptional regulator has protein sequence MTTAKRDTYTPETLLSVAVQVFNERGYDGTSMEHLSKAAGISKSSIYHHVAGKEELLRRAVSRALDGLFGILEEPGAVRGRAVERVEYVTRRTVEVLVSELPYVTLLLRVRGNTRTERWALERRREFDHQVADLLGAAAAEGDLRADVDIRLATRLLFGMVNSLVEWYRPHPGDGHAQLADAVVHLAFDGLRTAR, from the coding sequence GTGACGACGGCCAAGCGGGACACCTACACCCCCGAGACACTGCTGTCGGTCGCCGTCCAGGTCTTCAACGAGCGCGGCTACGACGGCACCTCGATGGAGCACCTCTCCAAGGCCGCGGGCATCTCGAAGTCCTCGATCTACCACCACGTCGCGGGCAAGGAGGAACTGCTGCGGCGGGCCGTGAGCCGCGCCCTCGACGGGCTCTTCGGGATCCTGGAGGAGCCGGGAGCGGTACGCGGCCGGGCGGTCGAGCGCGTCGAGTACGTCACGCGCCGCACGGTCGAGGTGCTGGTCAGCGAGCTGCCGTACGTGACGCTGCTGCTGCGCGTCCGCGGCAACACCCGCACCGAGCGCTGGGCGCTGGAACGCCGCCGCGAGTTCGACCACCAGGTCGCGGACCTGCTGGGGGCCGCAGCGGCGGAGGGCGACCTGCGGGCCGACGTGGACATACGCCTCGCCACCCGGCTCCTCTTCGGCATGGTCAACTCCCTCGTCGAGTGGTACCGCCCGCACCCGGGCGACGGCCACGCCCAGCTCGCCGACGCGGTGGTCCACCTCGCCTTCGACGGCCTGCGCACCGCCCGCTGA
- a CDS encoding 3-hydroxyacyl-CoA dehydrogenase encodes MTAIERSRTVAVVGAGTMGQGIAQVALLAGHRVLIYDINAALAADGVGIVQDRVERMAAKGRLDRAEAEEAIGRIASAGDLADLAGAALVIEAVVENVTVKQTLFAALEEVVAPDALLATNTSSLSVTELAAPLAHPGRFLGLHFFNPAPLLPLVEVVSGFATDPAAAERAYRTVLGWGKTPVRCADTPGFIVNRIARPFYAEAFAVYEERGADPATIDAVLRESGGFKMGPFQLTDLIGQDVNEAVTRSVWESFFRSPKFTPSLAQRRLVQSGRLGRKSGHGWYPYGPDAEPALPHTAAPEEAPAKVTVVGDLGPAADLVDLLEEAGIAVAATGQGGPYIQLPGEGQLVLADGKTSVEFADVVYFDLALDYRGATRIALSASADTSERTLAEAIGLFQKLGKQVSVIGDVPGMIVARTVAMLIDLTADAVARGVASAEDIDTAMRLGVNYPLGPTEWHDRIGRDWAYDLLHHLDERVPGGRYAPSLALFKLGYEDGDGAGGEEGDQDDTGENE; translated from the coding sequence ATGACAGCAATCGAGCGGTCCCGCACTGTGGCGGTCGTCGGCGCCGGCACCATGGGACAGGGCATCGCCCAGGTCGCCCTTCTCGCAGGTCACCGCGTGCTGATCTACGACATCAACGCCGCGCTCGCCGCCGACGGGGTCGGCATCGTCCAGGACCGGGTCGAGCGGATGGCCGCCAAGGGCCGCCTCGACCGCGCCGAGGCCGAGGAGGCGATCGGCCGGATCGCGTCGGCCGGCGACCTCGCGGACCTCGCGGGGGCCGCCCTCGTCATCGAGGCGGTGGTCGAGAACGTCACCGTGAAGCAGACGCTCTTCGCCGCCCTCGAAGAGGTGGTCGCACCGGACGCGCTGCTGGCCACCAACACCTCCTCCCTCTCGGTCACCGAGCTCGCCGCCCCTCTCGCGCACCCCGGCCGCTTCCTCGGCCTGCACTTCTTCAACCCGGCCCCGCTGCTCCCGCTCGTCGAGGTGGTCAGCGGCTTCGCCACCGACCCGGCCGCCGCCGAGCGCGCGTACCGCACCGTCCTCGGCTGGGGGAAGACGCCGGTCCGCTGCGCCGACACCCCCGGGTTCATCGTCAACCGGATCGCCCGCCCCTTCTACGCCGAGGCCTTCGCGGTGTACGAGGAGCGGGGCGCCGACCCGGCCACCATCGACGCCGTGCTCCGCGAGAGCGGCGGCTTCAAGATGGGCCCCTTCCAGCTGACCGACCTGATCGGCCAGGACGTCAACGAGGCCGTGACCCGCTCGGTGTGGGAGTCCTTCTTCCGCAGCCCGAAGTTCACCCCCTCGCTCGCCCAGCGCCGCCTCGTCCAGTCGGGCCGCCTCGGCCGCAAGTCCGGGCACGGCTGGTACCCGTACGGCCCGGACGCCGAGCCCGCGCTCCCCCACACCGCAGCGCCCGAGGAGGCCCCGGCGAAGGTCACCGTCGTCGGTGACCTCGGCCCCGCCGCCGACCTGGTGGACCTGCTGGAGGAGGCCGGGATCGCGGTCGCGGCCACCGGGCAGGGCGGCCCGTACATCCAGCTCCCCGGGGAGGGCCAGCTGGTCCTCGCGGACGGCAAGACCTCGGTGGAGTTCGCGGACGTCGTCTACTTCGACCTCGCCCTCGACTACCGGGGCGCCACCCGGATCGCGCTCTCCGCGAGCGCGGACACCAGCGAGCGCACGCTCGCCGAGGCGATCGGCCTCTTCCAGAAGCTGGGCAAGCAGGTCTCCGTGATCGGCGACGTCCCCGGCATGATCGTCGCGCGGACCGTCGCGATGCTGATCGACCTGACGGCCGACGCGGTCGCCCGGGGGGTCGCGTCCGCCGAGGACATCGACACGGCGATGCGACTGGGTGTCAACTACCCGCTGGGACCGACCGAATGGCACGACCGGATCGGCCGGGACTGGGCCTACGACCTGCTGCACCACCTCGACGAACGCGTCCCCGGCGGCCGCTACGCACCCTCCCTCGCCCTGTTCAAACTGGGCTACGAGGACGGCGACGGGGCCGGCGGCGAAGAGGGCGACCAGGACGACACGGGGGAGAACGAGTGA
- the paaN gene encoding phenylacetic acid degradation protein PaaN, with product MAAELTVPQLSAKHRPTLDQALSAIRSRAYWSPHPEHPKAYGETAPADGLAAFEAVRGTRLDLGQPGTDGWTGAEVSPFGPELGVEYPHVDPDVLLPAMKAGMGAWRDAGPEARALVCIEILARISARTHEFAHAVMHTSGQAFMMAFQAGGPHAQDRGLEAVAYAYEEQTRVPGRADWSKPQGKKDPLELGKTFTAVPRGIALMIGCNTFPTWNGYPGLFASLATGNAVLVKPHPRAVLPLALTVQVAREVLAEAGFDPNLVALAVERPGEGIAKTLAVRPEIKLIDYTGSTEFGDWLETNARQAQVYTEKAGVNTVVLDSTDNYKGMLSNLAFSLSLYSGQMCTTPQNLLIPRDGIATDAGHKGYDEVVADLAASVGGLLGDDARANALLGALVNPDVKTRLEAATALGEVALASREVVNPEFPDAVVRTPVMVKLDAAKQDPQAPYLSECFGPVSFAVAVDTTADALDLLRRTVREKGAMTVGAYTTSPDTERAVEEVCLEESAQLSLNLTGGVFVNQTAAFSDFHGSGGNPAANAALCDGAFVANRFRVVEVRRQA from the coding sequence ATGGCCGCCGAGCTCACCGTCCCCCAGCTGTCCGCCAAGCACCGGCCCACCCTGGACCAGGCCCTGTCGGCGATCCGCAGCCGCGCCTACTGGTCCCCGCACCCCGAACACCCCAAGGCGTACGGCGAGACCGCGCCCGCCGACGGGCTCGCCGCCTTCGAGGCCGTGCGCGGCACGCGGCTGGACCTGGGCCAGCCCGGCACAGACGGCTGGACGGGCGCCGAGGTGTCCCCGTTCGGCCCGGAGCTGGGTGTCGAGTACCCCCACGTGGACCCGGACGTGCTGCTGCCCGCGATGAAGGCCGGCATGGGCGCCTGGCGCGACGCGGGACCCGAGGCCCGCGCCCTGGTCTGCATCGAGATCCTGGCCCGCATCTCCGCCCGGACCCACGAGTTCGCGCACGCGGTCATGCACACCAGCGGCCAGGCCTTCATGATGGCGTTCCAGGCCGGCGGCCCGCACGCACAGGACCGCGGCCTGGAGGCCGTGGCCTACGCGTACGAGGAGCAGACCCGGGTCCCGGGCCGGGCCGACTGGTCGAAGCCGCAGGGCAAGAAGGACCCGCTGGAGCTCGGCAAGACCTTCACCGCCGTCCCGCGCGGCATCGCCCTCATGATCGGCTGCAACACCTTCCCGACCTGGAACGGCTACCCCGGCCTGTTCGCCTCCCTCGCCACCGGCAACGCGGTGCTGGTCAAGCCGCACCCGCGGGCCGTGCTGCCGCTCGCGCTGACCGTCCAGGTCGCTCGGGAGGTGCTGGCCGAGGCGGGCTTCGACCCGAACCTGGTGGCGCTCGCGGTCGAGCGCCCGGGCGAGGGCATCGCCAAGACCCTCGCGGTCCGCCCCGAGATCAAGCTGATCGACTACACCGGTTCCACGGAGTTCGGCGACTGGCTGGAGACCAACGCCCGCCAGGCGCAGGTCTACACGGAGAAGGCCGGCGTCAACACCGTCGTCCTGGACTCCACCGACAACTACAAGGGCATGCTGTCCAACTTGGCGTTCTCGCTGTCCCTGTACAGCGGCCAGATGTGCACCACCCCGCAGAACCTGCTGATCCCGCGCGACGGCATCGCGACGGACGCCGGCCACAAGGGCTACGACGAGGTCGTCGCCGACCTCGCGGCCTCGGTCGGCGGCCTGCTGGGCGACGACGCCCGGGCCAACGCGCTGCTCGGTGCGCTGGTCAACCCGGACGTCAAGACGCGGCTGGAGGCCGCGACCGCCCTGGGCGAGGTCGCGCTGGCCTCCCGGGAGGTCGTGAACCCCGAGTTCCCGGACGCGGTGGTCCGCACCCCCGTCATGGTCAAGCTGGACGCCGCCAAGCAGGACCCGCAGGCGCCGTACCTCTCGGAGTGCTTCGGCCCGGTCTCCTTCGCGGTGGCCGTGGACACCACCGCCGACGCCCTCGACCTGCTGCGCCGCACGGTGCGGGAGAAGGGCGCCATGACGGTGGGCGCGTACACCACCTCCCCCGACACCGAGCGGGCCGTCGAGGAGGTCTGCCTGGAGGAGTCCGCGCAGCTCTCCCTGAACCTGACGGGCGGAGTGTTCGTCAACCAGACCGCCGCGTTCTCGGACTTCCACGGCTCCGGCGGCAACCCGGCGGCCAACGCGGCCCTGTGCGACGGCGCCTTCGTCGCGAACCGCTTCCGGGTGGTGGAGGTGCGCCGCCAGGCGTGA
- a CDS encoding MerR family transcriptional regulator yields MRIGELSRRTGVPVPTIKYYVREGLLPAGELSSPNQASYDDGHERRLRLIRALLEVGGLSVAAIGDVLQAIDDKEQPVHKLLGAAAQRLVPEYGDGGGHDDAEAVLARERVVQLIEARGWRVHAGNKAAGALAAALASLARVGHGSFVEVLDDYAEAAERVARVDLEYTALRGDREDLIEAVVVGTVVGDAVFAALRRMAQVDASSRLFAEERRE; encoded by the coding sequence ATGCGCATCGGAGAGTTGAGCCGCCGTACCGGGGTCCCGGTACCGACGATCAAGTACTACGTACGAGAGGGCCTGCTTCCGGCGGGCGAGCTGAGCAGCCCCAATCAGGCCAGCTACGACGACGGGCACGAGCGGCGGCTGCGGCTGATCCGAGCCCTGCTGGAGGTCGGCGGGCTGTCGGTGGCGGCCATCGGGGACGTCCTCCAGGCCATCGACGACAAGGAGCAGCCGGTGCACAAGCTGCTCGGTGCCGCGGCCCAGCGGCTGGTGCCCGAGTACGGCGACGGCGGGGGCCACGACGACGCCGAGGCGGTACTGGCCCGGGAACGGGTGGTGCAGCTGATCGAGGCGCGCGGCTGGCGCGTCCACGCCGGGAACAAGGCCGCCGGCGCGCTCGCGGCCGCCCTCGCCTCACTCGCGCGGGTGGGCCACGGCTCCTTCGTCGAAGTGCTCGACGACTACGCCGAAGCGGCTGAGCGGGTGGCCCGGGTGGACCTGGAGTACACGGCCCTCCGGGGCGACCGCGAGGACCTGATCGAGGCGGTGGTCGTGGGCACGGTGGTGGGCGACGCGGTGTTCGCGGCCCTGCGCAGGATGGCCCAGGTGGACGCCTCCTCCCGCCTCTTCGCCGAAGAACGGCGGGAGTAG